A single region of the Labeo rohita strain BAU-BD-2019 chromosome 3, IGBB_LRoh.1.0, whole genome shotgun sequence genome encodes:
- the rtbdn gene encoding retbindin, with protein sequence MGVSRVLLGLAHLTSLLAAAVMSHEGACLRDGRHKATPSPEPHLKQCSLYMENSCCSETDVQDLSGSVSGVDNSLWDKCGLLSPLCESFLKRVVCFYRCSPDAARWPHPHRDSSLKAVPLCHSFCRDWYEACKMDMTCARDWTTDPRGQNCSGGCVPYQQMYQHGRDLCESLWGDAFMTVEDDPGEEDGVEGHSCGCLTLSPSDREVIAALRVQEGDPEELDTTKSGLPQYRAPCPPAGPQTRSATATQQARRSSANAVLRKRSVLTSDMEGSGSGF encoded by the exons ATGGGCGTGTCTAGAGTTCTGCTCGGCCTCGCCCACCTCACGAGCCTATTGGCTGCCGCTGTGATGAGTCACGAGGGGGCGTGTCTGCGGGACGGGAGACACAAAGCCACGCCCAGTCCAGAGCCTCATCTAAAGCAGTGTTCGCTCTACATGGAGA ACTCGTGTTGTTCAGAGACAGATGTCCAGGATCTGTCCGGCTCTGTGTCTGGCGTGGACAACTCTCTCTGGGATAAGTGTGGACTCCTCAGTCCTCT CTGTGAGTCCTTCCTGAAGCGCGTCGTCTGTTTTTACCGCTGTTCTCCTGATGCTGCTCGTTGGCCACACCCACATCGTGACTCCTCCCTGAAGGCGGTGCCTCTGTGCCACAGCTTCTGCAGAGACTG GTACGAGGCCTGTAAAATGGACATGACATGTGCTCGGGACTGGACCACTGACCCACGCGGACAGAACTGCAGCGGCGGCTGTGTGCCATACCAACAA ATGTACCAGCATGGCCGAGACCTCTGCGAGAGTCTTTGGGGAGACGCTTTCATGACGGTTGAAGACGACCCCGGGGAGGAAGACGGTGTTGAAGGCCATAGCTGTGGCTGCCTGACCCTCAGCCCATCTGATCGAGAGGTGATCGCAGCTCTGAGGGTTCAGGAAGGAGACCCCGAAGAACTGGACACCACCAAGAGCGGCCTGCCACAGTACAGAGCCCCCTGCCCTCCCGCAGGGCCTCAGACACGCAGCGCCACAGCGACGCAGCAGGCCCGGAGGAGCAGCGCCAACGCCGTGCTGCGCAAGCGCTCCGTACTCACCAGCGACATGGAGGGCAGCGGAAGCGGCTTCTAG